The proteins below come from a single Cryptosporangium aurantiacum genomic window:
- a CDS encoding IS110 family transposase, whose translation MSSDRPDYQVFCGLDVGKDGHHATALNPAGRRLHDAPLPNDEARLIELFDRLARHGRVLVVVDQPASIGALSVAVARAQGHDVAYLPGLAMRRIADLHPGQAKTDARDAHVIADAARTMPHTLRRVDVGEEALAELEVLIGFDDDLAGEATRISNRIRGLLTQIHPAAERVLGPRVAHPAVLELLSRFGGPTGLRQAGHRRLTSTAVKHGPRIGQQLVIDLLTALDQQTVTVPGAAAAETVLPKLADSLRTVLAQRAELAVQVEERLDAHPLARVLTSMPGIGVRTAARILLEVGDGSAFPTSGHLAAYAGLAPVTRRSGSSIRGEHPPKGGNKNLKRAFFLAAFASLADSNSRAYYDRKRAEGKRHNAALICLARRRCDVLHAMLRNRATYQPRPATAA comes from the coding sequence GTGAGCTCGGACAGACCGGACTACCAGGTGTTCTGCGGGTTGGATGTCGGCAAGGACGGCCACCACGCCACCGCGCTGAACCCGGCCGGGAGGCGGCTGCACGATGCGCCGCTGCCCAACGACGAAGCCCGGCTGATCGAGCTGTTCGATCGCCTGGCCCGCCACGGACGCGTGCTCGTGGTCGTCGATCAGCCGGCGTCGATCGGCGCGCTGTCGGTCGCGGTCGCCCGCGCCCAGGGCCATGACGTGGCCTACCTGCCCGGCCTGGCGATGCGCCGGATCGCTGACCTACATCCCGGTCAGGCCAAGACCGACGCCCGCGACGCGCACGTCATCGCGGACGCGGCCCGCACCATGCCTCACACGCTGCGACGGGTCGACGTCGGCGAAGAAGCCCTCGCCGAACTGGAGGTCCTGATCGGCTTCGACGACGACCTGGCCGGTGAGGCCACCCGGATCAGCAACCGCATCCGCGGGCTGCTCACCCAGATTCATCCCGCCGCTGAACGTGTCCTCGGTCCCCGCGTCGCCCATCCTGCCGTCCTCGAGCTGTTGTCCCGATTCGGCGGCCCGACCGGCCTGCGTCAAGCCGGCCACCGACGCCTAACCAGCACCGCTGTCAAGCACGGACCACGCATCGGCCAGCAACTCGTGATCGATTTGCTGACCGCTCTCGACCAGCAGACCGTCACCGTCCCGGGCGCCGCCGCAGCCGAAACAGTGCTTCCGAAACTGGCCGACTCTCTGCGCACCGTCCTGGCCCAACGCGCTGAACTGGCCGTCCAGGTCGAGGAACGGCTCGATGCCCACCCTCTCGCCCGGGTCCTGACCTCGATGCCCGGCATCGGCGTCAGGACCGCCGCCCGGATCCTGCTCGAAGTCGGCGACGGCAGCGCATTCCCCACGTCCGGCCACCTCGCCGCCTACGCCGGACTCGCGCCGGTCACCCGACGATCCGGGTCCAGCATCCGCGGCGAACACCCGCCCAAAGGCGGCAACAAGAACCTCAAACGAGCGTTCTTCCTCGCCGCGTTCGCCAGCCTCGCCGACTCCAACTCTCGGGCCTACTACGACCGCAAACGCGCCGAAGGAAAACGCCACAACGCCGCCCTCATCTGCCTAGCCCGACGCCGCTGCGATGTCCTGCACGCCATGCTCCGCAACCGCGCCACCTACCAACCCCGACCAGCGACCGCCGCTTGA
- a CDS encoding M23 family metallopeptidase: MALDLRPDAADSPSETDERPGRVRKFIVIGIALLAVSALLCLGFTPMVFNSVVQSMRDSAENAQEGCGSLGFTVDDDVKIDGLAADQLQNATTIVGVGQKMKVPPRGWVIALATALQESLLHNYTVATDHDSVGLFQQRPSSGWGDAPVDANDRRTPVQRLTDPQYASAKFYEKLIRTPNWNARRLAEVAQQVQISAFPERYARWEAFATLLVNRITKGAANGIVATAGDPIQCAVPGQVTGAGWTVPALGDVGSGFRTPERPGHAGVDIISPRNTVIHAASAGIVVTSMCNASTDNCDVDGSPSIKGCGWYVEIAHTSGLTTRYCHMVSRPLVTVGQSVVAGQPLGRVGSSGNSSGPHLHFETRMNGDAVNPVPFMAARGAPLGTTDR, from the coding sequence ATGGCTCTCGACCTGCGCCCGGACGCGGCGGACAGCCCCTCGGAAACGGATGAGCGGCCGGGGCGTGTCCGCAAGTTCATCGTCATCGGCATCGCGCTGCTGGCGGTGAGCGCGCTGCTCTGCCTGGGCTTCACGCCGATGGTGTTCAACTCGGTCGTGCAGAGCATGCGCGACTCTGCCGAGAACGCTCAGGAGGGGTGCGGCTCGCTGGGCTTCACCGTCGACGATGACGTCAAGATCGACGGTTTGGCCGCCGACCAGTTGCAGAACGCGACGACGATCGTCGGCGTCGGTCAGAAGATGAAAGTGCCTCCGCGCGGATGGGTCATCGCGCTCGCCACCGCACTCCAGGAAAGCCTGCTCCACAACTACACGGTCGCCACCGACCACGACTCGGTCGGACTGTTCCAGCAGCGTCCGAGCAGCGGCTGGGGTGACGCTCCGGTCGACGCCAACGATCGCCGGACGCCTGTCCAGCGGCTCACCGACCCGCAGTACGCGTCCGCCAAGTTCTACGAGAAGCTCATCCGGACGCCGAACTGGAACGCGCGTCGGCTGGCGGAGGTCGCGCAGCAGGTGCAGATCTCGGCCTTCCCCGAGCGCTACGCCCGTTGGGAAGCGTTCGCGACGCTGCTGGTCAACCGCATCACCAAGGGTGCGGCGAACGGCATCGTGGCAACGGCGGGTGATCCGATCCAATGTGCGGTGCCCGGTCAGGTCACCGGAGCGGGCTGGACGGTGCCCGCGCTGGGCGACGTGGGCAGCGGCTTCCGGACGCCGGAGCGGCCCGGCCACGCCGGCGTGGACATCATTTCCCCGCGGAACACGGTGATCCACGCGGCCAGCGCCGGCATCGTCGTCACGTCGATGTGCAACGCGTCCACCGACAACTGCGACGTCGACGGCAGCCCGTCGATCAAGGGTTGTGGCTGGTACGTCGAGATCGCCCACACCTCGGGGCTGACCACGCGTTACTGCCACATGGTGTCGCGTCCGCTGGTCACGGTCGGGCAGTCGGTGGTGGCTGGGCAGCCGCTCGGGCGAGTGGGGTCGTCCGGAAACTCCTCCGGGCCCCACCTGCACTTCGAGACCCGCATGAACGGCGACGCGGTGAACCCGGTCCCGTTCATGGCCGCCCGGGGTGCCCCGCTCGGCACAACTGACCGGTGA